Sequence from the Pirellulales bacterium genome:
GGATCCTGGCCTGTGTCATAAGCACCGACCACGATCGAGAGGTAGCTTTGGTTCGGATCGATCGTCAACGAGGCTGCGTGGGCTGGATTGCTCCAAGCGGCAATTGCTGCGCAAGCCGCCAGAATCGAACCCGCCAAGAATCGTTTCCCACTGCGCATTAGCGTTCTCCTTGTTACAGAAAGTGGGCGCGCGACGGAGGTTCCCCGTCACGACACCAGGAAACAAGAAACATCGGGACGCTACGAAGAGTTGGCAGCGCTGTTGCGATGCGCTGAAATGTCAGGGCAAGAGCGCCGAGTGGGAATGTTAACGCCGGATCCCCCCTTATGGAAAATGAAAATCCAAAATTTTCACAACAGCGCAAAGAAACGCCGATGAAACACGTGGAGTTTTCGCCCCCACTTGTGGCAACTAATGTGCATTGTTTTGGTGCATGAATGATTGAGATTGGCCCCGAACTTGGCGCCACGCAGTTTGGCTTAGCCACCCCGCGCCGGCTGCGGTTTGGCTATGGCGGCTGCGGAATCATTAGCACGGTTGGGAGGCGTGGCCAGATGAAATACATCGGGAAAAGAACCCCGCCCGAAGAAAATGCGCCGCGCGACGCTGCTGGTCGCCGAGTAGCGCAGAGCCGCGCAGCCGAGTTCGAGCAATGGATTGTAAGCCAGTGCTTGGAAAAGACTTCGCATCAACAATCGCTTGCGGAACGAGTTGCGAAACTGGCCGGCGTCGTAAGGAGTCAGTTCGGCAGGGTCATCGCTGGCCAGGTAACGCCAGATGACCTTGGCGGCCAGTTCGGACAGCCGCAGACAGGGATCGAGCCCGCCGGCCGTCAATGGCGAGACCGCGCCGGCCGCGTCGCCCAGGGCCAGAGCGCGCGCGTTGACGATTCGCGGCAAGATGCCGCCCACGGGAATGCGACCGCCGCGGCGCTGATCGGCCGTGCGCCCCCTGAGCGGTAAGATACCTGCCAACGTGGTCCTAAACCGGCCAAGTGCCACGGCGGGTTGGAAGCCGCGGCCGGCGCCGCCGACCCCCACGTGGACGCTCTCGCCATCGTGTGTCGCCCAGGCGATGTAGCCGGGGGCGATCCCGGCGTCGAGAAAACAATGCAACCGGGGCGGCCCATCGAGCGGCACGCCGGTGAACACATCTTCGAGCCCGACAATCCAGCGACGATTCTGGCTGAGCCCGCAATCGCGCGCCACGTGCGAATTGACGCCATCGGCGGCCACAACGTAGCGTGCCAGGATCGACTCAGGGCGGCCGCCCGCGCTCAAGTGTGCCAGCGTGCCGCGACCGGCCGGCTCGCTTCGCAGGTAGCTGACGCCCGGTTGCCACTCGGCGCCAGCGGCGCGACAATCGCGCAGCCAGCGCTCGTAAAGCTCGGCCATGCGGCCAACGCGAAACTCTTCGTGATTGCTGACCAGATCGAGCGCGCGGCGAGCCGGTGAATAGAGCCGGACGTGGCGAATTGGCGGGCCGAGGTAAGCCCCCGGGAGCGAGAAGTCCTCGAGCGAACGGCGGACGAAGATGCCCGTGGTGTGAATGCCCTGGGCGAGCGACGTCTTGCGGTCGACGAGTAGTACTTTGAGCCCGTAGCCGGCCAGGATGCGCGTACATTGCAAACCGGCCAGCCCGGCCCCGACCACGAGAACGTCGTAGGAATTCATGGATTCACTTTGTATTGCAAAGTTAAGGTCTGTGCTGCGGCCGCGGTCGACGCGTTGGTGGTGGATAGCTGCGAGATGCCTGGCGGTGCGACTGGGGATCAGGCGGGGGACCAGCCGGCGCTATTCGAGGGCGACGCGAGCGACTGCGAGGCGCGGAGGGCGTCTTGCACGACCCCTTCGAGCACGCCGATGTACTCGAGGAAACGTTCGCGCCCCAGCGCGGTCATTTGGCAGATGGTTTGCGGCCGGTTAGCGCTGGTTTGCTTGTGAACTTCGACCAGTCCGGCGTCTTGCAGCACTTGCAGGTGTCGGTTCAGGTTGCCGTCGGTGAGCGCGCACAGCTGCTTGAGCTCGGAAAACGCCAGCGCGCCGGCATGCGTAGCCAGCGAGGCCAGAATGCCGAGCCGGGCTTTCTCGTGAATCACGCGCTCGAGCCCCTCGTAGGCAAAACGAGCCACCGATCGGACGGGCTTGGTCGGTTCCGAACTCATGTTCGACGCTCCAGGGTCCAATACAAGATCGCGGCAGCCAGGAACTGCCCCACGGCAAATGGCAGGCCCATGCACCAAGGTTCGAGCGAGAGGCCGTCGCGCGCCCAAATGAGCACGGTCACCCCCGTGCACAGATAGAAACCGGCGATCAAAAAGATCGCCTTGGGCAGCAGCCGCGCCGAGGCAAAGATGCCCAGGCTGAACAGCACCTGCCACAGGCCCGGCAACAGCGCCAGGTGCTCGGGCGATTGACGCAC
This genomic interval carries:
- a CDS encoding transcriptional regulator: MSSEPTKPVRSVARFAYEGLERVIHEKARLGILASLATHAGALAFSELKQLCALTDGNLNRHLQVLQDAGLVEVHKQTSANRPQTICQMTALGRERFLEYIGVLEGVVQDALRASQSLASPSNSAGWSPA
- a CDS encoding NAD(P)/FAD-dependent oxidoreductase; the encoded protein is MNSYDVLVVGAGLAGLQCTRILAGYGLKVLLVDRKTSLAQGIHTTGIFVRRSLEDFSLPGAYLGPPIRHVRLYSPARRALDLVSNHEEFRVGRMAELYERWLRDCRAAGAEWQPGVSYLRSEPAGRGTLAHLSAGGRPESILARYVVAADGVNSHVARDCGLSQNRRWIVGLEDVFTGVPLDGPPRLHCFLDAGIAPGYIAWATHDGESVHVGVGGAGRGFQPAVALGRFRTTLAGILPLRGRTADQRRGGRIPVGGILPRIVNARALALGDAAGAVSPLTAGGLDPCLRLSELAAKVIWRYLASDDPAELTPYDAGQFRNSFRKRLLMRSLFQALAYNPLLELGCAALRYSATSSVARRIFFGRGSFPDVFHLATPPNRANDSAAAIAKPQPARGG